The following coding sequences lie in one Ictalurus furcatus strain D&B chromosome 7, Billie_1.0, whole genome shotgun sequence genomic window:
- the plin2 gene encoding perilipin-2: MPPVEIMNENVVTRVAKLPLVSSTYGMVSDLYSNTKDNHPTFKSVCEAAEMGVKTLTSVAFTSALPIIGKLEPQISRANDLACKSLDKIEKTLPILRQPSGQLVNSAKDRVTETMNGAKETMSHTLSHVMESVEKTKMVVSGGVHTVMESKMAKLVSSGVDTALSTSEILVERYLPAPEDSQEHEINVAKGFDDEANAPSYYVRLGSISTKLRQRAYQKAINKVHDAKKNSQEYASQLNRTMDVIEYTRKNIDGANQKVVEKLSTLMDWKSTSQSDSDTDNKAELIESRTLTIARNLTQQLQTTCLTLVSNLQGLPQNIQEQTLSIGRMAMEVYTRFNNAAALSDLSDTVLINTRGQLKRMRDSIDNVMDYMVNNTPLNWLVGPFYPHTEPTRQPRSQSSEENSGEPEVEMQSLDQKH; the protein is encoded by the exons ATGCCTCCAGTGGAAATAATGAACGag AATGTGGTTACTCGAGTGGCCAAGCTCCCGCTGGTGAGTTCCACCTATGGTATGGTGTCAGACTTGTACAGTAACACCAAAGACAACCATCCAACCTTCAAGTCGGTGTGCGAGGCCGCAGAAATGGGTGTAAAAACGCTCACTTCAGTTGCCTTTACCAGTGCCTTGCCAATCATTGGCAAACTGGAACCTCAAA tctCTCGGGCTAATGACCTTGCCTGTAAGAGTCTGGACAAAATTGAGAAGACCCTGCCAATTCTTCGCCAGCCTTCTGGACAG CTCGTTAACAGTGCTAAAGACCGGGTCACTGAAACCATGAACGGGGCCAAGGAGACCATGTCTCACACCCTGAGTCATGTGATGGAGAGCGTGGAGAAGACAAAGATGGTTGTCTCTGGTGGTGTCCACACAGTGATGGAGAGCAAAATGGCTAAGCTAGTGAGCAGCGGTGTGGACACTGCTCTGAGCACTTCAGAGATTCTGGTAGAGCGCTATCTGCCTGCACCTGAGGACAGCCAAG AACATGAGATAAATGTGGCCAAAGGTTTTGATGATGAGGCCAATGCTCCCAGCTACTATGTGCGATTGGGCTCAATCTCTACCAAGCTGCGTCAGAGGGCATACCAGAAGGCTATCAACAAGGTTCATGATGCCAAGAAGAACAGCCAAGAGTATGCCTCTCAGCTAAACCGCACCATGGATGTG ATTGAATACACAAGAAAAAACATTGATGGTGCCAACCAGAAGGTGGTTGAAAAATTGAGCACGTTAATGGACTGGAAGTCTACATCTCAGAGCGACAGTGACACAGACAATAAGGCAGAG CTAATCGAGTCCCGGACCTTGACCATTGCTCGCAACCTGACGCAGCAGCTACAGACAACTTGTTTGACTCTCGTGTCCAACCTCCAGGGCCTGCCACAAAACATCCAAGAGCAAACGCTGTCCATTGGCCGCATGGCCATGGAAGTCTACACCAGGTTCAACAATGCTGCAGCTCTGAGTGACCTGTCTGACACGGTGCTCATAAACACGCGAGGTCAGCTGAAACGCATGAGAGATTCCATTGACAATGTCATGGATTATATGGTCAACAACACGCCACTCAACTGGCTGGTGGGTCCGTTTTACCCTCACACAGAACCGACTAGACAACCAAGAAGCCAGTCCAGTGAAGAGAACAGCGGAGAGCCTGAAGTGGAAATGCAGTCACTAGATCAGAAACATTAG